DNA from Tripterygium wilfordii isolate XIE 37 chromosome 4, ASM1340144v1, whole genome shotgun sequence:
ATTCTCTAGGTGAGCACAATTCATCTGTTAGatagagaaaatgaaattaTCAGATATTTGCAAAGTAGCATGAGACAATATCAGTAATtcccaaaaatacaaaaaaaaaattcagataaTCATTACAGAAAAAGTCACCCATAATCTGAGACCAACTCACACAAAATGTTGATGAAAACAGCAATATGGAACTATTTTGGGGTAATGGTAAAATCAACAGTCTCAGATTCACCTGCTATCTTCCGCTTTGCCCCCAccccaaacaaacacaaaaagcCAGTCCTTAAAGACCTATTAATTTATCCTAACTCCTAACTTAAAGTATGAGGGCGGCAGTTACCATGCAGGAAAACAACTTAAGAACAGCTTCTCTTTTCGTTTAGAATGGTAAGAGTTGACAATAACTTTGCACTAAGCAACAGTATTAAATGTTGATATGAATACAAGAAAACTTGATTGCATATATGCAAATTTAAGTTATTGTCAGCTAGAGCAAAAATATAAACTTCCTGTAGTCACTTCTCAATTACATTATTTACTTTTACTGCAAGAGCTCATGGTTTGAGAGTTGAGACATCACACCACAAACCTCTAACACTACTAACCCAATGGGGGCTCCATGACAGGAAAATAAAAGACTACCACATCTTAAAACAAGTGAATTAGGTTAAATCCATTGAGCTGAAGAATAGACTATAAGAGTGCTCTTTCAATTCCAAATTGCCAACTCAGTAAAAGTTTGAAAGGCTACCCTACCAGATAATTTCTGCATATAAAATTCAGCACCTCCACAGAATGGAGGATGACAAGATAAGTCAACATCTTCAGTTGCAATCCACTCACATTGTATTCAACAAACCACCTTGTGTGTCAACAGAAGCTAAGAGAGGTATAGATCTTCTGAGGTCATACGACATCGACACTTAACTGAGCTTGTTTTGAGCCAATGAGCATGCATACAAAATGGACACAATCTCAAGTATAATAGTAGATGATGCAGAAAATATGAATACAGCAGTGATGAGATGTTGTCTAGATGTGCTGCAACAACAGAAGGTGATAGGAACATTTGTTCGACCTAAGGCAGAGGTAGCTGCAATTGAAAATAGGATGAAAAAAAAGTTGTCTAAGTGGTACAGATGTACAACACGGAGAAGAGACTGATGATGCAAAAGTGAAGAAAATTTGAGACAGGAGATGAAAAGTGACAAGGATATGCACTGAAGAAGGATATGAAGAAGTTATGATTATTGGATAGTAGATATTATAGCTTTAGACTGAATTGAGTGGCAAAAGAGAATCCACATACAAGAGTTATCATAATTTTAGTAAGAAATCATTTTCATGGCCCAACAAATGGAAATAACGATatctcataaaaataaaaaatactttGGTTTAAATTTGATGTGGGACAATTTGAAGATCAATGGTTTTGCCATAATTACCTCGCAATGTTAATTGTATGCTTCAAAAGGTTAACAATGAACTAAGGAAAATTATGCTAAAAAACACAATGATTTTTGTACTTCGGTTCAAATTTGACTTACTTTAATGCAATTATGCAACTATAAGCCAAATATTAAATAGTTTATGTTTTAGGTAACTTGACTTATATTCATCATATAATATTGAAAGAGCCAAAGAAATACTCTGCAAATAGCTAGCTTTGCTAGACAAGGGCTACAGGTGGATGAGTCTTATGCTAAACATTTCCGGTCATAGTATTTAGTTATAAATTCCTATTCAAATAcctacacacatatatatatagttgggaGGCCATGGACCTACCTTTTAGTTTGTGACACTGACACcaattttgttcaaaattacTATTCAAATACTTAAACACCTTTTATTTTGTGACGCCAAATTTTACAGGTTTATTATGCTCACAATAATCTGGGTAAAACATCGCTATTTAATCAATTGTGTATATTgagaaaagaacaaaagttTGTGGAATGCAATCAACAGTTTgaccaagaaaatataaggTCCAAGTGCTAGACCTCCTTTCTTCATATTCCTATATGATCAATAAAGTTGTTGAAAGTCCACAATCAGAATTGAGACCACATATTCTCAACACAAGTTTCAACCAAGCTGAAACCATCCCACAACCTAAGCTGCCCAGTCATCATCAACCTCTAAAAAAATCTCACAAAATTGCCATTCATGGCTATTGTCACAGTACCAAAAGAGCTACCAAATACCTGTCAAGACTGAATATTTTTGaacccaaataaaaaataataaaaaaagaaattcccATTCCTACATAATAGATAGAGCCCCAATACAAAAGTATGCTCGAGAATTTTCCTATTACATCCATCGACCCCAGCTATATGTTTCATGTCAGTGCAaagttgcaaaataaataactGAAACAATCATGATATTTATGTATCTTCAAAAGTTCAATGaggtaaaagaaaatgaaacaataaaatttcatccaaaaatattttggacaataaagaaaaacgAATGCAAGAGTATATTAGCACATGCATTAACAAAACAAAGGGCTGAGAGACACATgaacagagaacaaagaatttcAGGGCTATGTAAGAATTTCAAAATGGCAGAAAATAAGAAAGAACATATGccagaaatttttaaaaaaaaaaaaaaaaaaaaacctgtagCAAAACTAATAAATCTCCTCCCATGATTTGCTTCAAACAGAACATGGAAAGGAACTCCACTCTCCAACTTCCACCAAAAAAAGTGCAAAAGATAGTGGTTCATTTGATCATACCTGTGATTCATCAAGTAGTTTCCGACTCATTTCCAACTCCCTTGTAAGCATTAAAACCTCCTCCAATGCAGCTTTAAGTTTGGTTTCAGTGTCACTCAGTTGATTGGTCTTGTCTGAAAGTGCATTTTGCAACTCTATTACATGATCACTATGGACTTTAGAATCCAGAGCTGAATCAGCTTGCCGAGGTAAGACATTTGGAGGTTGAGGCATGCTCTCAGCAGTGGAACTGTGAGCCAGTGACATGCCCAACTGTCCCACCATCTTATCTTTTACTTCTTTATCACAGATTTGCAGTTCTTCACGATGCTGCTCCAtcattgatgaatcaatcaGGGGGTTTAGCATGCCAGATAAATCCATCATATTTTCATCACCCACATCACGAGCTTTGCCAGGTTGCCCAGCCAAAAGCCCAAGCTTTGCGTCAAAAGAATTTGATATACAAGAAACCTCGTCCATGGGCTCAGAAGTAGATATGTATGGTATTTGGGCTTCTGCACTACTAGGCTTGTTGCCAGCATTCTCTGCCAAAACAGCAAATTCAGAGACATCCTTGCTGTCCACAAGTTTCTGTCCGTGTGAATAACGGTCAGATAATTTCTGCTCCAGTTCCTGAATGCGCTTCTCATAAGCCAAACACTGCATTTTCTTAGCCTTGAGCAAAGACTGCAAGTGTTTCTCATACTCGTCCTTCTGATGCAACGCCACAGTAGTCTTCTCTGCTGCATCCTTCAATAGGGAATCCACTTTGCTATCATCAAGTGATTCATATTCAAATTTAAGGCGTAAAGAACAAATTAGGGCTTTGTCAGAAGCAAGTTCAGCTTTGAGTTTTGCATTCTCAACTTCCATCTTGCTAGTTCCCGCTATTTCGACTAACTCAGAGCCCTCCAGAAGCTCCTCAGAGTCATCCTTCTCAAGAGAGTCAAAAGTAATATCTTCAGCCTCAGCTGATTGAGAACTGTCATTAGACATGGAGTACGAACTTCTTAAGGCATGCTTCTCAATTTTACCAGGCAGAGCTAATAAATGCTCAGGAGCATAACGGTCGAGGTCAGAAATGTCAATATCAAGTAGATGAGTATCGAAAGGAGCAATATTGACATCACATTGACTTGGAGTATCATACAACCCCATGGATCCTAATATATCATTTGGTATGTATAAGCTATGTGCTTTAAGAAACTCTTCCCTTTTCCTGATCTCATCCTCTCTCTTTCCAGCAAGCCTTTCAGCCAACTGTCCAGCCAAGCCCATATAAAACTTCATGGAAGCTTTTCTTCTCACAACTTCTGCAAGACAGGCCCTATACGCAGAACCAATTCCTCGGACCAACTTTAGGTCTGTAAATAGATCATCTTGACGCACCATTGCCTCCTTGAAAACTGGAAATTGCAGCTTGATATCTTTAATGATGTAAGTAACATATGTTATCTTTTGCACATAATTTTGTACAAAGAcattcatttcatttttcttatcCGTGCAAAATTCAAGCAGCTTGGAAATTGAATAGTCACAATCTTGCATCTTTGGTAGGTGATCCTTTTCATGGCCATGATGCATAGGACCCAGAGCTGAAACCGCATCATGAGGACGAAGTGAGGTTGGTGATTCGCAGGACAGACAATCATCAACAAGGCTCTTCACAGTAGTTGCATCTTTCCTGCATAAATTAACATGAGAGTCATCAGTCAATGAGAACATAACAATAACACAGCATGTCAAACCAGTACATACACTACAACCTGTGACGTCCGAACCGTCTCCATGTTATAAGATTATGAACACTACAAAAACAATATTTAGTTGATTTTGAAGGTTCATGATTATGTAAACTACATCCCTTCATTACACTACATCACTACCGCAATGAAATCCAGTAACAAAATCAGCACGCAAGAAGGCAGCATTCAGAAAGAGCAGAGCACAAAGATAGGAAGAGAAACTTATGTCCAACAAAGTTAGCCAAATAGAGTAAAGGGAGAAGAACTACTAACGCATGGACTTTCAACTGCACATGACACAAAGCTAAGAAAAATTTATATTGTGTAAATCAAATAATGAGCCTGTGCAGAGAAACAAGCTAAGAAAATATCACTACGCCTCCTATATGgattaaaaagacaaaaaaaactccAACACAAATGGCTTATTAATTGATGAGAAATTTCATCGCGTCTTCTTCCGTAATAATACCAGAAATGACTGCCAGATTGAAATAAGATTAATTTTTGAAATCAGACCCACTCGGTTAAAAGCTTGTGCCAATAAGCTTGATGATATTACAGGTATCATACTCAACATAGCTGTGAGGTTTTATTGGTATCATATATAGATCATAAGATGTCGATATTGGCTGGATATACTGGGTTTATGAAAGAACTTTCTATTTTGTGATGTTTTCCATACTTCCTAGTAATGCAATGAGCGAAAAGGCTTCATCTGCAACCGTTGCATGACAAGTAATGTTCAATACATAAGCTGATAAGCATAAGGAACCAAGTAATTCCAAGTGAAGAAATTTTGGATATTAAAAGAGCAGAACGTCAGATTATGAGAATCATGCAATAGAACCAACCTTAAAGACTGCATTATACTCTTCTGTTCATTAATTAATTGCTGATGCTCCTTAATCGCCAGTTCTAAATTCCTAATGGCCAAGGAAGGCCTGCAAGAGAACAATTCCTCAACCTTGCGTTTCACCTCAGCAAATGAGTGCTTGAAGTCTGATACCTTCTTCCCAAACTGCTTGTGGGAGCTGGTACAATTCTCAACCGACTTCCTCAAGTTGTCTTCCTTCACAAAATCTGCTAAGGTCCTACGTGTTGCAGTCTGTAAAGCAGGGTGAAGCTTCATAGACCTCAATTTCTCTATATCCCTCCCAAAATTTGACATAAAGTCAGAATGAATCCTATATTGCTGTGCATAACGCTTCATAAATTCCAAATAATTCTGATTAATTATCCTATAGTAATGCTCCAAACTACCCTTTGCAACCTCCACTGCTCTCTCTTGCACCTTTTGCTCCCCCAAAAGTCTCTCACAGTGCTCATACTTCAATTTGCTATGACTGTAAATTGCATGCCCCTTATGGTAATGGTACATAAATTGTGTAAGATAAGAAGGCAATGCGCTATCATCTAAAGGATGGGAGTTGTGAGGGGAGGCTGGTGATGGAGGATCTAAAACTTCAGGAAGATCAACTTGCTCCAGTGGAGGAAGAGGTGCATTGCTTTGCAGCCTTGCTTTGTTGAATATAAACACTTCTTTATCATTGGCTGGCAGCCCATATGCCGAGAGCGGTCGCTGTGACTCAAGTCTCATGTCCAAGCACAGAACAAGCTGGTCACCAACGTTGATCCCTGCAACGGATTCAATGTACCGCATAACAGAATCAACTGGGGTTGTTTCATAGCAATCAAATTGAAATGAGTGGCCATTCTCGGCTATATGGACCAGCAGCTTGCCTTTACCCTGACTGATACTTGAGCTCATCTTATCCTCAAAAGCAGAATTCTCCACCACAAAATCACAATCCAAGAACAGCACCAATACCAACTTG
Protein-coding regions in this window:
- the LOC119996771 gene encoding autophagy-related protein 11 isoform X1 codes for the protein MSSSISQGKGKLLVHIAENGHSFQFDCYETTPVDSVMRYIESVAGINVGDQLVLCLDMRLESQRPLSAYGLPANDKEVFIFNKARLQSNAPLPPLEQVDLPEVLDPPSPASPHNSHPLDDSALPSYLTQFMYHYHKGHAIYSHSKLKYEHCERLLGEQKVQERAVEVAKGSLEHYYRIINQNYLEFMKRYAQQYRIHSDFMSNFGRDIEKLRSMKLHPALQTATRRTLADFVKEDNLRKSVENCTSSHKQFGKKVSDFKHSFAEVKRKVEELFSCRPSLAIRNLELAIKEHQQLINEQKSIMQSLRKDATTVKSLVDDCLSCESPTSLRPHDAVSALGPMHHGHEKDHLPKMQDCDYSISKLLEFCTDKKNEMNVFVQNYVQKITYVTYIIKDIKLQFPVFKEAMVRQDDLFTDLKLVRGIGSAYRACLAEVVRRKASMKFYMGLAGQLAERLAGKREDEIRKREEFLKAHSLYIPNDILGSMGLYDTPSQCDVNIAPFDTHLLDIDISDLDRYAPEHLLALPGKIEKHALRSSYSMSNDSSQSAEAEDITFDSLEKDDSEELLEGSELVEIAGTSKMEVENAKLKAELASDKALICSLRLKFEYESLDDSKVDSLLKDAAEKTTVALHQKDEYEKHLQSLLKAKKMQCLAYEKRIQELEQKLSDRYSHGQKLVDSKDVSEFAVLAENAGNKPSSAEAQIPYISTSEPMDEVSCISNSFDAKLGLLAGQPGKARDVGDENMMDLSGMLNPLIDSSMMEQHREELQICDKEVKDKMVGQLGMSLAHSSTAESMPQPPNVLPRQADSALDSKVHSDHVIELQNALSDKTNQLSDTETKLKAALEEVLMLTRELEMSRKLLDESQMNCAHLENCLHEAREEAQTHLCAADRRASEYSSLRASAVKLRGLFERFRGCVFTPSVVAGFADSLHAFAQSLKNSVNENEDDVTAEFQKCIRVLADKVNFLSRHREELLDKYPKLEAANEQLRKELEDKKELVKTLYTKHQLEKQANKEKISFGRLEVHEIAAFVLNAADHYEAINRNCSNYYLSAESVALFADHLPSRPRYIVGQIVHIERQTVKPPHPPSRQERRGADQVENMFSETRNEQLTLNSGTTFNPYGLPVGCEYFVVTVAMLPDTAIHSTSS
- the LOC119996771 gene encoding autophagy-related protein 11 isoform X2; translation: MSSSISQGKGKLLVHIAENGHSFQFDCYETTPVDSVMRYIESVAGINVGDQLVLCLDMRLESQRPLSAYGLPANDKEVFIFNKARLQSNAPLPPLEQVDLPEVLDPPSPASPHNSHPLDDSALPSYLTQFMYHYHKGHAIYSHSKLKYEHCERLLGEQKVQERAVEVAKGSLEHYYRIINQNYLEFMKRYAQQYRIHSDFMSNFGRDIEKLRSMKLHPALQTATRRTLADFVKEDNLRKSVENCTSSHKQFGKKVSDFKHSFAEVKRKVEELFSCRPSLAIRNLELAIKEHQQLINEQKSIMQSLRKDATTVKSLVDDCLSCESPTSLRPHDAVSALGPMHHGHEKDHLPKMQDCDYSISKLLEFCTDKKNEMNVFVQNYVQKITYVTYIIKDIKLQFPVFKEAMVRQDDLFTDLKLVRGIGSAYRACLAEVVRRKASMKFYMGLAGQLAERLAGKREDEIRKREEFLKAHSLYIPNDILGSMGLYDTPSQCDVNIAPFDTHLLDIDISDLDRYAPEHLLALPGKIEKHALRSSYSMSNDSSQSAEAEDITFDSLEKDDSEELLEGSELVEIAGTSKMEVENAKLKAELASDKALICSLRLKFEYESLDDSKVDSLLKDAAEKTTVALHQKDEYEKHLQSLLKAKKMQCLAYEKRIQELEQKLSDRYSHGQKLVDSKDVSEFAVLAENAGNKPSSAEAQIPYISTSEPMDEVSCISNSFDAKLGLLAGQPGKARDVGDENMMDLSGMLNPLIDSSMMEQHREELQICDKEVKDKMVGQLGMSLAHSSTAESMPQPPNVLPRQADSALDSKVHSDHVIELQNALSDKTNQLSDTETKLKAALEEVLMLTRELEMSRKLLDESQMNCAHLENCLHEAREEAQTHLCAADRRASDSVNENEDDVTAEFQKCIRVLADKVNFLSRHREELLDKYPKLEAANEQLRKELEDKKELVKTLYTKHQLEKQANKEKISFGRLEVHEIAAFVLNAADHYEAINRNCSNYYLSAESVALFADHLPSRPRYIVGQIVHIERQTVKPPHPPSRQERRGADQVENMFSETRNEQLTLNSGTTFNPYGLPVGCEYFVVTVAMLPDTAIHSTSS